The genomic stretch CCGATCTTCCGCCGACCTTCCGCTCGCGCCTGGCTGGTTGAACTTTGGGTTAAGACTTCTGGTGGTTTCTTTCGCCCTGCGCCGCCAAGAAGCCCCTGGCGATTGCCCACGGTGCCTTGCACGCGCTACACTGCCGCTCGCAGGGGGGACGAACGGGGGAGTCTCCATGCCGGAAGGCCCGGAAATTCGTCGCGCCGCGGACCGCTTGCGGGCCGTGCTGGTGGGCCATCCCACGCGCGAGGTGGTCTTTCAGCGCCCGGACCTGGCCGACCACGGGGCCCAGCTGACGGGCCGCACGGTGCTGGCCGTGGAGACGCGCGGCAAGGCCATGCTGACGCGCTTCGACGACGGCTGGGTGATCTACTCGCACAACCAGCTGTTCGGCCGCTGGGACGTGCGCGGCCCCCGCGCCAAGGCGCCGGTGACCCGGCGGCAGGAACGTCTGCGGATCGTCACGCCGCGCGGGGTGGCGCGGCTGTATTCGGCCTCCGACATCGCCGTGCTGCAGGCGGAGGCCCTGGCCGAGCATCCGTTTCTGGCCAGACTGGGCCCTGACGTGTTCGACCCGGGACTCACGCGGGAGGGAATTGCCGCCCGCGTGATGGCCCCCGCCTTTCGGCGGCGGCGCCTGGAGGCCCTGCTGCTCGACCAGGCCTTTCTGGCGGGCCTGGGCAACTACCTGCGGTCGGAGGTCCTGTTTCTGGCGGGTCTGGCGCCCGAACGACGGCCGCAGGAACTCCGGGAGCCGGAGTGCCTGGCCTTGGGGCAGGCCGTGCTGTGGGCCTGTCGACAGGCCTATGAAACGGCGGGACTGACGGTGCCGACGGCGCTGGCGGCCGAACTGAAGGCTCAGGGCCTGCCGCGCTGGCGCTACCGGCACCTGGTCTTCAACCGGCCGGGCCAGCCGTGTCGACTGTGTGGCGAAGTGGTTCTGCGCAAGCGGGTGGGCGGGC from Candidatus Sericytochromatia bacterium encodes the following:
- the nei gene encoding endonuclease VIII gives rise to the protein MPEGPEIRRAADRLRAVLVGHPTREVVFQRPDLADHGAQLTGRTVLAVETRGKAMLTRFDDGWVIYSHNQLFGRWDVRGPRAKAPVTRRQERLRIVTPRGVARLYSASDIAVLQAEALAEHPFLARLGPDVFDPGLTREGIAARVMAPAFRRRRLEALLLDQAFLAGLGNYLRSEVLFLAGLAPERRPQELREPECLALGQAVLWACRQAYETAGLTVPTALAAELKAQGLPRWRYRHLVFNRPGQPCRLCGEVVLRKRVGGRRLDHCPSCQPAGPADQVPPLDRLLRPDDGEGEGPVCP